The following are encoded together in the Chiloscyllium plagiosum isolate BGI_BamShark_2017 chromosome 19, ASM401019v2, whole genome shotgun sequence genome:
- the lsm8 gene encoding LSM8 homolog, U6 small nuclear RNA associated isoform X1: protein MLNDLDCTECVKIAKGICLSSGEHSAIVCLLPDCQWLRCEGIVVHHSGRFAASVQGTVAVVTADGRMIVGTLKGFDQTINLILDESHERVFSSQQGVEQVVLGLYIVRGDNVAVIGEIDEETDSALDLGNIRAEPLNSVVH, encoded by the exons ATGCTGAATGACCTCGATTGCACTGAATGTGTCAAAATTGCAAAAGGCATTTGCTTGTCTTCGGGTGAACACTCAGCGATAGTGTGTTTACTTCCAGATTGTCAATGGCTGCGTTGTGAGGGGATTGTCGTGCACCATTCTGGAAGGTTTGCTGCATCTGTCCAGG GAACAGTTGCAGTCGTTACAGCAGATGGAAGAATGATTGTG GGAACCCTAAAAGGATTTGACCAAACCATCAACCTAATTTTGGATGAAAGTCATGAGCGCGTATTTAGTTCACAACAAGGCGTGGAACAAGTAGTACTTGGCTTGTACATAGTAAGAGGAGACAATGT AGCAGTGATTGGTGAAATAGATGAAGAAACAGATTCTGCATTGGATTTGGGAAACATCAGAGCTGAACCTTTAAATTCTGTGGTACACTGA
- the lsm8 gene encoding LSM8 homolog, U6 small nuclear RNA associated isoform X3: MTSALETYINRTVAVVTADGRMIVGTLKGFDQTINLILDESHERVFSSQQGVEQVVLGLYIVRGDNVAVIGEIDEETDSALDLGNIRAEPLNSVVH, translated from the exons ATGACGTCGGCCCTGGAGACCTACATCAACC GAACAGTTGCAGTCGTTACAGCAGATGGAAGAATGATTGTG GGAACCCTAAAAGGATTTGACCAAACCATCAACCTAATTTTGGATGAAAGTCATGAGCGCGTATTTAGTTCACAACAAGGCGTGGAACAAGTAGTACTTGGCTTGTACATAGTAAGAGGAGACAATGT AGCAGTGATTGGTGAAATAGATGAAGAAACAGATTCTGCATTGGATTTGGGAAACATCAGAGCTGAACCTTTAAATTCTGTGGTACACTGA
- the lsm8 gene encoding LSM8 homolog, U6 small nuclear RNA associated isoform X2 yields MLNDLDCTECVKIAKGICLSSGEHSAIVCLLPDCQWLRCEGIVVHHSGRFAASVQGTVAVVTADGRMIVGTLKGFDQTINLILDESHERVFSSQQGVEQVVLGLYIVRGDNVDW; encoded by the exons ATGCTGAATGACCTCGATTGCACTGAATGTGTCAAAATTGCAAAAGGCATTTGCTTGTCTTCGGGTGAACACTCAGCGATAGTGTGTTTACTTCCAGATTGTCAATGGCTGCGTTGTGAGGGGATTGTCGTGCACCATTCTGGAAGGTTTGCTGCATCTGTCCAGG GAACAGTTGCAGTCGTTACAGCAGATGGAAGAATGATTGTG GGAACCCTAAAAGGATTTGACCAAACCATCAACCTAATTTTGGATGAAAGTCATGAGCGCGTATTTAGTTCACAACAAGGCGTGGAACAAGTAGTACTTGGCTTGTACATAGTAAGAGGAGACAATGT TGATTGGTGA